The proteins below are encoded in one region of Helianthus annuus cultivar XRQ/B chromosome 2, HanXRQr2.0-SUNRISE, whole genome shotgun sequence:
- the LOC110886728 gene encoding uncharacterized protein LOC110886728: protein MHVLSDCLIATNVWDGIGRWCRLDPIYAFKIKDLLEVYKSMNGSKKGKKIVHGIVIVTMWSMWKARNDSIFNGKRPNVENIVASLKSITFLWAKSRLKCNRVVWKDWCCFPLYML, encoded by the coding sequence ATGCATGTTTTGTCCGATTGTTTAATCGCTACCAACGTTTGGGATGGGATTGGTAGATGGTGCCGCTTAGACCCGATTTATGCGTTCAAGATTAAGGATCTGTTAGAAGTGTACAAGTCGATGAACGGAAGCAAGAAGGGGAAAAAGATTGTGCACGGGATTGTCATTGTCACCATGTGGTCGATGTGGAAAGCGAGGAATGATTCGATTTTTAATGGGAAGCGGCCTAACGTGGAAAACATCGTGGCGAGTTTAAAGTCTATCACGTTTTTATGGGCTAAAAGTAGATTAAAATGTAATAGGGTTGTTTGGAAAGATTGGTGTTGTTTTCcattgtatatgttgtaa